A single region of the Eulemur rufifrons isolate Redbay chromosome 8, OSU_ERuf_1, whole genome shotgun sequence genome encodes:
- the RSRP1 gene encoding arginine/serine-rich protein 1 isoform X1: MSKYVNDMWPGSPQRSPLVPGSGDSSRPSSRSRSRSSRSSRSYSRVSSRSPSRSRNRPRRRSRSRSRSRRRHQRKYRRYSKSYSRSRSPSRSRRYRERRCGPSRRYCRSPSPSRSRSRSRSRSRGRSYHRSSYSLARGPRYYGFGRTVSPGEHRWRERSRTRSRSGTPLRLSEKDRMELLEIAKANAAKALGTTHIDLPASLRTVAVAKETHHGTAVPNSGAKLELSEELTEDGTKNLGRKSYQQRSIAFSSNNSVAKPIQKSAQAVAEETTSGSPKINQKKSPYGLWRPV; the protein is encoded by the exons ATGTCCAAGTACGTGAACGACATGTGGCCGGGCTCGCCGCAGCGTTCCCCCTTGGTGCCCGGGTCGGGCGATTCCAGCCGCCCGTCTTCGCGGTCGAGGAGCCGCTCTTCCAGAAGCTCTCGGTCCTATTCCCGCGTCTCCAGTCGGTCGCCGTCCAGGAGTCGGAACCGGCCCCGAAGGAGGAGCAGGTCCAGGTCTCGTTCCCGAAGGCGCCACCAGCGGAAGTACAGGCGCTACTCGAAGTCGTACTCGCGGAGCCGGTCGCCGTCCCGCAGCCGCCGGTACCGGGAGCGGCGCTGTGGGCCGTCCAGGAGATACTGCCGGTCTCCTTCGCCGTCCCGGTCCcggtcccggagccggtcgcgctCTCGGGGAAGGTCGTACCACAGAAGCTCCTACTCGCTCGCGCGGGGACCGCGCTACTACGGCTTTGGGCGCACGGTGTCCCCGGGGGAACACAGGTGGAGGGAGAGGTCCAGGACGAGGTCTCGGAGCGGAACCCCCCTCCGCTTAAGCGAAAAGG atcGGATGGAGCTGTTAGAAATAGCAAAAGCCAATGCAGCAAAAGCCTTAGGAACAACTCACATTGATTTGCCAGCTAGTCTCAGAACTGTAGCTGTAGCTAAAGAAACACACCATGGAACTGCTGTACCGAATTCTGGTGCTAAGTTGGAG CTGTCAGAAGAGCTAACAGAAGATGGAACTAAAAATCTGGGTCGAAAATCTTACCAGCAAAGAAGCATAGCTTTTAGCTCTAAT aATTCTGTAGCAAAGCCAATACAGAAATCAGCTCAAGCTGTTGCTGAAGAGACAACTTCAGGGTCaccaaaaataaatcagaaaaaaagtccATATGGACTGTGGAGACCTGTGTAA
- the RSRP1 gene encoding arginine/serine-rich protein 1 isoform X3 translates to MSKYVNDMWPGSPQRSPLVPGSGDSSRPSSRSRSRSSRSSRSYSRVSSRSPSRSRNRPRRRSRSRSRSRRRHQRKYRRYSKSYSRSRSPSRSRRYRERRCGPSRRYCRSPSPSRSRSRSRSRSRGRSYHRSSYSLARGPRYYGFGRTVSPGEHRWRERSRTRSRSGTPLRLSEKDRMELLEIAKANAAKALGTTHIDLPASLRTVAVAKETHHGTAVPNSGAKLEMF, encoded by the exons ATGTCCAAGTACGTGAACGACATGTGGCCGGGCTCGCCGCAGCGTTCCCCCTTGGTGCCCGGGTCGGGCGATTCCAGCCGCCCGTCTTCGCGGTCGAGGAGCCGCTCTTCCAGAAGCTCTCGGTCCTATTCCCGCGTCTCCAGTCGGTCGCCGTCCAGGAGTCGGAACCGGCCCCGAAGGAGGAGCAGGTCCAGGTCTCGTTCCCGAAGGCGCCACCAGCGGAAGTACAGGCGCTACTCGAAGTCGTACTCGCGGAGCCGGTCGCCGTCCCGCAGCCGCCGGTACCGGGAGCGGCGCTGTGGGCCGTCCAGGAGATACTGCCGGTCTCCTTCGCCGTCCCGGTCCcggtcccggagccggtcgcgctCTCGGGGAAGGTCGTACCACAGAAGCTCCTACTCGCTCGCGCGGGGACCGCGCTACTACGGCTTTGGGCGCACGGTGTCCCCGGGGGAACACAGGTGGAGGGAGAGGTCCAGGACGAGGTCTCGGAGCGGAACCCCCCTCCGCTTAAGCGAAAAGG atcGGATGGAGCTGTTAGAAATAGCAAAAGCCAATGCAGCAAAAGCCTTAGGAACAACTCACATTGATTTGCCAGCTAGTCTCAGAACTGTAGCTGTAGCTAAAGAAACACACCATGGAACTGCTGTACCGAATTCTGGTGCTAAGTTGGAG ATGTTTTGA
- the RSRP1 gene encoding arginine/serine-rich protein 1 isoform X2 — protein sequence MSKYVNDMWPGSPQRSPLVPGSGDSSRPSSRSRSRSSRSSRSYSRVSSRSPSRSRNRPRRRSRSRSRSRRRHQRKYRRYSKSYSRSRSPSRSRRYRERRCGPSRRYCRSPSPSRSRSRSRSRSRGRSYHRSSYSLARGPRYYGFGRTVSPGEHRWRERSRTRSRSGTPLRLSEKDRMELLEIAKANAAKALGTTHIDLPASLRTVAVAKETHHGTAVPNSGAKLEKS from the exons ATGTCCAAGTACGTGAACGACATGTGGCCGGGCTCGCCGCAGCGTTCCCCCTTGGTGCCCGGGTCGGGCGATTCCAGCCGCCCGTCTTCGCGGTCGAGGAGCCGCTCTTCCAGAAGCTCTCGGTCCTATTCCCGCGTCTCCAGTCGGTCGCCGTCCAGGAGTCGGAACCGGCCCCGAAGGAGGAGCAGGTCCAGGTCTCGTTCCCGAAGGCGCCACCAGCGGAAGTACAGGCGCTACTCGAAGTCGTACTCGCGGAGCCGGTCGCCGTCCCGCAGCCGCCGGTACCGGGAGCGGCGCTGTGGGCCGTCCAGGAGATACTGCCGGTCTCCTTCGCCGTCCCGGTCCcggtcccggagccggtcgcgctCTCGGGGAAGGTCGTACCACAGAAGCTCCTACTCGCTCGCGCGGGGACCGCGCTACTACGGCTTTGGGCGCACGGTGTCCCCGGGGGAACACAGGTGGAGGGAGAGGTCCAGGACGAGGTCTCGGAGCGGAACCCCCCTCCGCTTAAGCGAAAAGG atcGGATGGAGCTGTTAGAAATAGCAAAAGCCAATGCAGCAAAAGCCTTAGGAACAACTCACATTGATTTGCCAGCTAGTCTCAGAACTGTAGCTGTAGCTAAAGAAACACACCATGGAACTGCTGTACCGAATTCTGGTGCTAAGTTGGAG aAATCATGA